From Kryptolebias marmoratus isolate JLee-2015 linkage group LG15, ASM164957v2, whole genome shotgun sequence, a single genomic window includes:
- the cmtr2 gene encoding cap-specific mRNA (nucleoside-2'-O-)-methyltransferase 2: MSSGNGPRRKASKQQHSSSVVPSDPEAQAEIQRLFSKVKAYVRPAGGEWHVPDPNDALKHPAEEHRDLQELKASLNAVKDRLSDKNIQVWHQHTNSTNRAGKVIAAVRAAANAEICTQAWCKFYEILGTFKLLPEEALRRGELNSVHLCEAPGAFITALNQYVKTNESTRYCDWSWAANTLNPYHEANGGSTTIADDRLIANTLPWWFFGSDNTGNIMIQKHLLDLQAFVSNMSRVDLVTADGSFDCQENPDEQEALVASLHYCEAVAALLLLSSAGSFVLKMFTLYEHSSVCLLYLLSCCFRSVSVFKPATSKAGNSEVYVVCLDYDGKDAVRPMLSKLIRSYGPQLADREALLPASLIPQSFLEQHLEVCSYFYGLQVETITENLRLFGGVTPGQRQRLEDIRDAVAQLYLQRFQVSFLPRSRWVSRNTVTPACCGAASSRPLGQKKQTGSFNERREFQTLSWRERVERSCHGSWTQRHLSEDGGTRCVLDGPLSSCHTDSWYVVSGAALPAVRNSPFCEGALLNYLNEALADAAVDWSFLSSCDSCVAVSSASILFDAAAVRALRAGSVGDRQKSRCVVFGSRSAWAAGGDQVEGFVLTFRAEPRFPRRGCSLLHDGEPLYQQQLLDALTTSLQTLSPGDALLLPVFSALTRVTAAIVLCLHACFCSVSYRCPPPGSVVGAVLVCVGFCPAAAARMLPVLSDVQSCMSRSLGGEEGAGPAQPGGGERQVLQFVPMEELLGGGLRDFLWSMNSDIIQQKLHLLMRS, encoded by the exons ATGAGCTCAGGTAACGGCCCCAGGAGGAAAGCCAGCAAGCAGCAGCACTCCAGCAGCGTGGTGCCGTCTGATCCTGAGGCGCAAGCGGAGATACAAAGACTTTTCAGCAAAGTTAAAGCCTACGTGAGACCAGCGGGTGGGGAGTGGCACGTCCCCGACCCGAACGATGCTCTCAAACACCCGGCGGAGGAGCACCGGGACCTGCAGGAGCTCAAGGCGTCTCTGAATGCAGTGAAGGACCGGCTCAGCGACAAGAACATACAGGTGTGGCATCAACACACCAACTCCACCAACCGGGCCGGGAAGGTGATCGCCGCCGTCCGCGCCGCCGCCAACGCGGAGATCTGCACTCAGGCCTGGTGCAAGTTCTACGAGATCCTGGGGACCTTCAAGCTCCTCCCGGAAGAGGCTCTTCGAAGAGGCGAGCTGAACTCGGTGCACCTGTGCGAAGCCCCAGGCGCGTTTATAACCGCTCTGAACCAGTACGTGAAAACCAATGAGTCCACGCGGTATTGTGACTGGAGCTGGGCGGCCAACACGCTGAACCCTTACCACGAGGCCAACGGAGGGAGCACCACCATCGCGGATGATCGTCTCATCGCCAACACGCTGCCCTGGTGGTTCTTCGGCTCGGACAACACGGGGAACATCATGATCCAGAAGCACCTGCTGGACCTGCAGGCGTTCGTGTCCAACATGAGCCGAGTGGACCTGGTGACGGCCGACGGCAGCTTTGACTGCCAGGAGAACCCGGACGAGCAGGAGGCGCTGGTGGCGTCGCTTCACTACTGCGAGGCCGTCGCCGCGCTACTGCTCCTGAGCTCCGCTGGCTCCTTCGTGCTCAAAATGTTCACGCTGTACGAACACTCGTCCGTCTGCTTGCTCTAcctgctgagctgctgcttccgCTCCGTCAGCGTCTTCAAGCCCGCCACCAGCAAGGCGGGGAACTCCGAGGTTTACGTCGTGTGTCTGGACTACGATGGGAAAGACGCCGTGAGGCCCATGCTGTCCAAGCTGATCCGCAGCTACGGCCCCCAGCTGGCCGACAGGGAGGCTCTCCTGCCCGCCTCGCTCATCCCACAGTCGTTTCTGGAGCAGCACCTGGAGGTGTGCTCGTACTTCTACGGCCTGCAGGTGGAGACCATCACGGAAAACCTGCGGCTGTTCGGAGGCGTGACCCCAGGGCAGCGGCAGCGGCTGGAGGACATCAGGGACGCTGTGGCTCAGCTGTACCTGCAGCGCTTCCAG GTGAGCTTCCTTCCACGGAGCCGTTGGGTTTCTCGGAACACGGTGACTCCAGCCTGCTGCGGCGCGGCGTCCAGTCGCCCGCTGGGCCAGAAGAAGCAGACGGGATCGTTCAACGAGCGCAGGGAGTTTCAGACTCTGAGCTGGAGGGAGCGGGTCGAGAGGAGCTGCCACGGCTCCTGGACACAGAGGCACCTCTCCGAGGACGGAGGGACGCGCTGCGTGCTGGACGGACCCCTGTCCAGCTGCCACACGGACTCATGGTACGTTGTCTCTGGAGCTGCGCTGCCCGCCGTCAGAAACTCTCCGTTCTGTGAGGGGGCGCTGTTGAACTACCTGAATGAAGCCTTGGCGGACGCAGCTGTGGACTGGAGCTTCTTGTCCTCCTGTGACTCCTGCGTGGCGGTGTCCTCGGCTTCCATATTGTTTGACGCCGCGGCTGTTCGCGCCCTCAGAGCCGGCTCCGTGGGGGACCGACAGAAGAGCCGGTGTGTGGTGTTCGGCAGCCGCTCAGCGTGGGCTGCGGGTGGAGACCAGGTGGAGGGTTTCGTTCTGACGTTCCGCGCGGAGCCGCGGTTCCCCCGGAGAGGCTGCAGCCTGCTTCACGACGGGGAGCCGCTgtaccagcagcagctcctggacGCGCTCACGACGTCCCTGCAGACGCTGAGCCCCGGAGACGCCCTGCTGCTGCCGGTGTTTTCCGCTCTCACCCGGGTCACCGCGGCCATCGTCCTCTGCCTGCACGCCTGCTTCTGCTCGGTGTCCTACAGGTGTCCGCCCCCCGGCAGCGTGGTCGGGGCGGTGCTGGTCTGCGTTGGTTTCTGCCCCGCCGCCGCAGCACGGATGCTGCCGGTCCTGAGCGACGTGCAGAGCTGCATGAGCCGCTCGCTGGGCGGCGAGGAGGGCGCAGGTCCAGCTCAGCCGGGTGGGGGGGAGCGGCAGGTGCTGCAGTTTGTTCCCATGGAGGAGCTGCTCGGCGGAGGACTGAGGGACTTCCTGTGGAGCATGAACTCTGACATCATCCAGCAGAAGCTGCATCTGCTCATGAGGTCGTAG